The window GAAGAATTTTTTGATTAGATTCTGTCATAAGAACTCCTTTCGATATATGAAATTTATAGATATAAAATAATTATTAAATTTTTTCTGCAATAAATTCCAGTGTTTCAGAAAACTCTTCAGTGGACAGATTTTTTAATGAAGAATATTCACCATGTCCGAGTTCTACTAAAACTGTTTTTCCATCCACACAGGCAGTATCAAGCGTGAAAAAATTCAGATTAAATGCTGGAATAACAGTATTTATAATATTGTTAAGAAAATCCTTTTCCTCATTTTGGATATTATCAGAAGGAAAAATACTGACATTGTTATTTACAGCAAAACAGAAAAAACGTTTTTCATTTTCAACTTTGACTGCCGGTTTAAAAATCAAACCATCACGAAATTTTCCAATATGATTCTTCATTTTAGATAATAAGAGACTTAATTCTTCAGCTGATGAAATAACAGGTTCTGATTCTGATTTTACACCATCTTTTACAAAAATTGAATTTCCAAGCTCAGAAGCTGCGGGAGAATATAATATTTCCCCTAGTACATCCCGAGATTCCGTACCTTTCTCTTCTTGAAGATTATCTAAAAATTCATTCGGATATAAAATAGTAGGGCCTATAATATAAGGTTTTAATAACTCTGTCCAAAAAAATCCGCTGTTGGCTGTTTTGGCCTGGATATGATCAGAAAACCAATTATACTGTGGAAATATAAGTGAAGGATGATTTTCCGGTTCCAGCATCCAGCCTCTGTATAAAAATATGTAGTTCTCATTTTCGTATAGCTTGCTGAAAATCAGACGTTTTTCATATTCGTCATATAATCCTGTTTCAAGAAACGGCATTTTTGAAACTGCGTTATACTCTTCTTCCCAGTCAGGATCGACAATGTTTTTTAATGGATATTTGGGATAAATAAGCATTATACGCATATGTACTCCCCCACTTTCTTTTTATATTTATAATAAATTTTAACGTAAAGATATAAAAAAGTCAATTAAACAGGAAACAAACTGTTGAAAAAAAGATAAGTTTTAAAAATAAAAAATGTGAAAATATAATATTTATCACGATTTTTTCATAAAAATTATAATGCTTGCCATAAAAAAATAAAAAAATATACAAAAAAATATAAGGGTATGCTATAATGTTTTATATAGAAAATGAATTAAGTGTAAATTGGAGGAAAAATGAAATTATCCGCAAATGAACAGGATTATTTAAAAGGAATATATCTGCTTTCAGAAGAAGACGAGTTTGTCGCAGTAAAAAAAATTGCCGATTATCTGAATATATCAGTCCCTTCTGCAAATGAAATGATAAAGAGACTGGAGAAAAAGCTTCTTGTAAAGCATTATGCATATAAAGGAATAAAGCTTACTGAAAACGGAAAATGTGAAGCATTATTTATATTAAAAGCACACAGGGTCTGGGAATACTTTCTTGTAAATAAGCTGGGGTATCAGTCGGATGATGTTCATGATGATGCAGAAATATTGGAACATAATGCTTCTGCTAAGCTGGTCGAGAGACTTTATAAATATTTAAAAGAGCCTGCTATCTGCCCGCACGGCAGCGAAATTCCAAATATAATTTTCTGGGAAGAAGAATCAAAGCTTTATAAAATGTCAGAAGTAAAATGCGGCATGGTAGGTGAGCTTATTCTTACAGATGAAACAGCGGAGAAGTATATAGAAGAATTTGGAATAAAAAATATAAAATGGGTAGAAATTCTGAAAAAACTGAAAACTGACAATACCATTATTATAAGAGTGGAAAATAACAGAGATAATCTGGTATTGTCTGAAAAAATACAGGAGCATTTCAGATTAAGAATATTAGATTAATAGTACATAATTTAAGGAGGAAATATGTTAGAAAGTATCAGAGCAGTGAATCCTGTGCTACAGGCTTTACTGGCAACATTATTTACATGGTTTCTTACTGCACTGGGTTCGGCCATGGTAATATTTTTTAAGGATATAAAAAGAGGAATACTAAACGCTATGCTGGGATTCGCAGCAGGGGTGATGATAGCTGCGAGCTTCTGGTCACTTTTGGCTCCAGCTCTGGAAATAGCCGAGGCAAATGGTGATGTAGCATGGGTACCGGTAGCTGCGGGATTTCTTTCAGGCGGATTATTTCTGCTTGTAGTAGATAAGATACTGCCGCATTTACATATGGGACTGGACACAAAGAAGGCCGAAGGGATAAAAACAAGCTGGCAGAGAAGTATACTTCTTATTCTTGCAATAACTCTTCATAATATACCAGAAGGACTTGCAGTAGGAGTAGCATTCGGAGCAGCAGCCCTGAATGGCGCCAACGGAAGTTATCTTGGTGCAATAACTCTCGCATTGGGAATAGGAATACAGAATTTTCCCGAAGGAGCAGCAGTTTCAATTCCTTTGAGGCGTGAAGGGATGTCAAGAAGAAAGAGTTTCTTTTACGGGCAGATGTCTGGTATAGTAGAGCCTATAGCAGGTGTCATAGGAGCCTTATTTGTAATAAAAATGACTTCGCTTCTGCCTTTTGCACTGGCATTTGCAGCAGGGGCAATGATATTTGTATGTATAGAAGAGCTTATTCCAGAAGCACAGAGGGATGAAAAGACAGATTCAGCTACAGTAGGAGCAATGCTTGGATTTACTATAATGATGATACTGGATGTGGCATTAGGGTAGAAAAGTCTTTAGTACAGAGAGGTAAGCGAAATGAAGAAAATAAAAAATTTTAGAAAAATGTTTGCTGTCTTTGGTCCCGCATATCTTGTGGGAGTGGGTTATATGGATCCGGGAAACTGGGCAACAGATATAGCCGGAGGTAGTAAATACGGTTATCAGCTTATATGGGTATTGTTAATGTCGAATATTATGGCAGTTATATTACAGATATTATGCACAAAAATAGGAATAGTAACAGAAAGAGACCTTTCACAGCTTTGCAGAAGAGAATATCCGAAAAAGACTTCATTTACTTTGTGGGTTTTGGCTGAGATAGCCATAATTGCCACAGATCTCGCAGAAGTTCTTGGTACGGCAATTGGTCTGAATCTTTTGTTTCATATTCCTATACTTGCGGGAATTATAATAACAGCCTTTGATACTTTGATTATTCTGGCTCTGCATAAAAGCGGAAAACGTACAATTGAAATAATTATAATAAGTCTTGTAAGTATAATAGCAATGAGTTTTCTTGTGGAACTTCTTATTGTAAAGCCGGATCTGGGTGAGGTTGCTTATGGCTTTATTCCGAAGATATCCGATTCGGGAGCTCTTTATATAGCAATAGGAATAATAGGTGCCACTGTAATGCCGCATAATTTATACCTGCATTCCAATATTGTAATAAATGATATGAAAATATCCAAAAAAGATAAAATGAAATATAATAAAATAGATTCAATAGTAGCACTGAATCTGGCCTTTTTAGTAAACAGCGCGATCTTAATACTGGCAGCTACTACTTTTCATAAGAAGGGTTACTTTGGGATAGAGGAGATTCAGGATGCTTATCATCTGCTGGAACCACTGCTCGGGACAAAACTGGCACCTGCACTGTTCGGGATAGCACTTCTTGCAGCAGGACAGTCATCTACTATTACAGGGACAATGTCCGGGCAGATAGTAATGGAAGGCTTTATAGACATGAAGATAGCTCCGTGGAAAACAAGGCTGGCAACAAGACTGCTGGCTGTTATTCCTGCTGTTATTATAATAATGATAGGTGGTTCACAGGAAACAGGGGATCTTCTTATATTGAGTCAGGTACTTCTGAGTATACAGCTTCCTTTTGCAGTAGTGCCATTGATACATTTTGTAAGCAGCAGCAAGCTTATGGGAAGATATGTCATAGGAAATTTTACAAAAATAGTCGCATGGATTGTTGCTTTTACTATAATTTTACTGAATATAAAATTAGTATTTGATATAGCTGATACACAGTTAAGATCAGGAATATTTCTTTTGGGATGTTTCATTTATAGTTTTTTAATCGCCGCATTGATATTTTTGGGATATATATTTTATTATCCTATAAAAAACAGGAAGAGTACAAAGTAATTTACATTTATTACAATTTGTGATATTATTTTTATAAAACAGGCGTTAAAAAGGAGAAGAAAATGAAAAAAATAGTGTTTGCTATGTTATTTTTTATAGGGTTGTTAGGTTTTTCAGAAACAGCGAAATCAGGAGTTTACTCTAATACAAAAGAGTATACAAACGGAGGAGTATATTATATATTCACTGCTGACGGAGAAAAAGTAGTGCTTTATGACGGATATGTCAGACCTGACGGGGCACCTGATGCTGTTCCTGGTGACATAATGAGATTATACCTTGGTATTTCAGAAGGGAAAAATGGAACTCTTGTGAGTACAAACAGCAGAATGTATGCATTTAGCATAGGATCAGAAAGTAATGACATGACTACATTTAATGTAACGAAAAAAGATTTGAAAGTAAGCGGAGATAAGAAATCATATAAATTTATCAGAGAACTCACAGAAGATGACCGTGACAGAATATATGAAATACTAAAGAATCTGGGAGTAGAATAAATATCAAACAGGAATCGTTTCAGAATATAGAAATTCTGAAACTTTTTTTTGATAATATTCATTCCGGTATTGTAAGATCAGGTACTAATTTTCAGAAAAGGCAGAAGACTTTGAAGCTGACTGACAAGAATTCTTTTTATAATATGTAAATTATGGTATAATAAATATTCTTTTAATAGAGATGTAGAAATAAGGAGGAAGAAATTAATGAGCAAAACTAAGAAAATATGGCTGGGAGTATTATCTTTTTCACCATTAGTGGTAACATCTGCTTTTGTAGCTGTAATTCTGATGTTCTATATAAGAATAATATTCGGCGCAATAGATGGATCTTTGGCATATTCAGACGGAAGAGAGTTTGTATTTTTTGCAGTATTTGTGATAATTTTTGCTTTTTTAGTAAATATTGCAGTTTATGCAACTTTAATAATTTTTACAATATGTATTGTAAAAAATAAAAGAATAGGAGATACTGCCAAGATACTTTATCTGATAGGAATGTATTTTTTAAGTACAATAGTGCCGATAGTGTATTTTTTTATTGAAATAGCAGGCAAGAAAGATGAAATAGAGGTAAGTTAAAGATAACCAGAGAACCTTTGAAAACGGGTTCTTTTTTTATAGGTACAATTAAAATCTGAATATCTTTAAAATATTAATGTTAAGGGTATCAAAAAGGGCAGAAGCGATAATCTGCCCATTATTTATGTTAATTTAAGTTTTTATATGCTGAAAGCTATATAAATATTGATCTTCTTAGCAATGATATGCGATTAAGATGAGAAAACCATTATATTTACAACAGGCGAAGTTCATTAGGAATCAGCCTTTGTTTAATTTAGAGCCGAATATCAGATATAAGCTTTTTTATTGGGGGAATATATAGTATAATGATATTAAGAAAATTAATATAAGATATGCTGTTATCGGAAAGGGTGAGATATGACTGAAGAGTGTAAATTTATAGTGGATTTTCTGGATTGTGAATACGAGATCTTTGAAAATGAAACAAATGATGAAAGACTGATAAAAAAATTCAACGAATGGAGCAGTCTGGGGGCCAAAGAAGGGTTTTATCCTGTGATAGTCGTACCTAGCGATATACTTACAGAAGGACTGGAACTCGATCTTGAGGATGCCGGTCTGGAAAACAGCCGGGAGGAAATAAAGAAACGCAGAGAAGAAATAATTAATGAAGCAGAATCAATTAATGTGAAAGAGTTTTTAGACGAAAGATTCGCGGAATATTCTGAAATGCATGAAGATATGGATATAATCGGAGAATTTTTGGAAGTAGAACCTTATCACCGTTTTTATTCACATATGGATAAGGCCGCTCCGCATGAAGAAATACTCATGGTAAAAATACCTGTAAAAAATCCGTGGGAAATAGCAGCGTGGATTCCTATGGGAGGATTTAACGATTGTCCCGAACCTGCGGCACAGACAGCAGTTTTTCGTCACTGGTATGAAAAATACGGTGCTGTACCTGCAGTAGTGACTTACGATGTGTGGGAAATGAAAGTGGGAAATCCTCCGAAAACTGAGGAAGATGCTGAGAATCTGGCGAAAGAGCAGTTTGCTTTTTGCTATGACATAGTCATGCAGGCTGCACGCGGATGGGACAGAATCAGAGCATTGGCAAGCACGCTGAAAAATTCCTCTGCATGGTATTTCTGGTGGGATTAGATTAATAAAATTATGAAAAAGTCTCTGGAATGATAAACTGAGAAGTTAATTATCCGTGTGCGGTTTCATATTTATTGATAAAATTTTTATTCATCGGAGTATTAAAAGGTGAGAAGCAATTTTCGGGGATTGTAAAAGGAGGACACATTTATGGTATTGCCGGAGATACTCGCAGGCGCTTTTTCAGGAGATATAAGCACATTGGAAAATATAAAAAATAACTATGAAATTTGTTCTAAAACTGATAAACTACTATCAGAAACTTATCATAAGAAAGACAGCGGAGACAGACTTACACATTACGGATATCAGATAAAAATGCTGGCAGATTATGTCTCGGAGAACTTATTTGATTTTGAAACATTTAAGGAAATCTGGATAAAGAATATGACTTCATATGAAGGGTACCTTGATGAAGCTACATGTAAATCACTGGAATATTATGAAAATGGTTATTTGTTTGGATATGAATCAGAAGAACTCGGAGGTGCAGCAAGGATTGCCCCGATTCTGTGTTTTGAAAAAGACAGGGAGACCGCACTGGAAAAAGCTTTGGAGCAGGTGCAGATAAGTCATACGAGCTACAGATCACTTTTAGTTACTGAATTTCTCGTAAAGTTTCTTTACAGAATATGTGAAACACATAATATAAAAGAGGCGGCAGAGTTTACTGCAGGAAGTTTTCGCAGTGATAAGAAAAAGTATGAATATCTGGAAAAAATATATTCTCAGGTAACGGAAAATCTGAGTTGTAATTCCGAAGGAAGTGGAAATAAAGTTGAAAATTTTTTGGAAAAAGATGAATTTCCCGTAATACTGTATATATGTATGAAATATAGCAGCTTTGAGGAAGCACAGTATGCTAATATAAGAATTAAGGGAGATTTTGCAGTAAGAGGGATTATACTGGGAATGATATTCGGGGCTGCCGGAAAGCTTGGCGGACTGTCAGACAGCAAAGCTGACATCCTGATTATATGAAAAGGAGGTTCCGGGGAATTTTGAACAAAGAGAAAGAGTTTTTGGAAAAGTATATATTTTATGATCTGGAGGATTTGAACGATGGTTTTGATTCACCTTTAATAAAGTATTTCAGCAAAGAAGATTTTGAAAAAGTACTGGACAGGGCTGAATTTTACGGAATAGAAATTTTTGGTATTGAGCCGTGGCCGGACAGACAGTTTTTTAATGTCAGAATATACGAAGATTACGGCATTCCCGCTGATAATTCGAAATGGTACAGGGATGCGTACAGTAAGTTTCTCAATGAGGGAGTGACTTCTTATTTTTCAGCCACTTATGGTGTACCTGAAAATTTATTAAAAAAATTTTTGATATAAAACTATGCATTATCTCTAAAAACAGGGATAATAAACGAAAGGATCAGTGAAGTACATGAGAATTAGTGATTTTTTAGATGAAAACAGAATAATATTAGATTTGAAAGCAAAAACAAAAGAGGAATTGCTAAATGAAATGGGGAAAACGTTCAAGGATACAGGAGTTGTAGATGAGAGCGGCTATGGAAGATTCATAGAAAAATTAAATAACAGAGAAGAAACATGTTCTACAGGATTTCAGGACGGAGTAGCAATACCCCATCTAAAAGCAAGAGCAGTAAAGAAAATATCTCTGGCTTTTGGTATTTCAAAAGAAGGAATAGACTTTGACGCTTTGGATAAGCAGCCTTCTAAAATATTTATCATGATTGTGGCACCAAAGGAAAATCCAAATGAATATCTAGGTCTTCTTGCTAAAATATCTGAGATTTTTCTTGATGAAAATAACATAAAAAAGATTATGGAAGTAACAACTAAAGAAGAAATATATGAAATTCTTAATAAATATGAAGCATAAATAAGATAAAGCTGTCTTTGCACGGGAAAGGCAGCTTTTTGGTATTAAATAAAGGATATAGATTTTAATTTTTTACTGTATTCAAGAGTTTTTCAAAATCCCTGTGAATATTGAATTTAAAGGGTTTTATGTATGTTTGGTTTATTGACAAACAAGATGGTTTTTGTTAAAATAGAAGAAAAGAAATGGAAGAGGATAATTATGTATTGTGAATTTAAATCTAAATATACACCAGTATACTACTCATATATATCAAAGAATCTCATAAATAAAGATAATTTTACTCTGACAATAAAAAAACTGAGAGAAATATTAAATATACCAAAAAGTTACAGTTCAACTCAGGTAATAGACCTGCTTAAAAGAATAATAAATGAATTGACAAGGGTTCTGGACAGCAGATATAGAAAATTGGAATTTGATATTATAAAAGTTAATAATAGAATTAACGAATTAGTTTTTAGAGTAATCAAAAGTAAAAAAAATAATTTTGACTATGTATTGAAAAGTAATGAGATAGAGAATTTTTCTTTACCAAAAACTTATGAAAGAAAATTACGAAAATTATATCAAAGTGAAAATATAGTGGAAGAAGCAGAAAAATTAAAAAAAGAGATACTAAGGGGGTATTGGAAGAAAAAGAATGGATATTGATGTTTATGATATTTATATGAGTGACGGGGAAGACTATATATATTGTTATCAAGGGACAAAAGTTTTGAAAAATATATTAGATATTAAGAATTCTAATGTATTGAAGTCAATGGAAAATAAACTGGTTACAACTAATCAAATAATACTTCTTAGTAGGCCTATAACGGATTTATCTGAAAATGGTTTTAAAAAAATTCATAATTTTTTATTCAAAGATATTTACAAATTTGCAGGAAAGTATAGAAATGTTAATATTTCAAAAGGTTCTACTAATTTTTGCAGACATGAATATAT of the Sebaldella sp. S0638 genome contains:
- a CDS encoding ZIP family metal transporter — translated: MLESIRAVNPVLQALLATLFTWFLTALGSAMVIFFKDIKRGILNAMLGFAAGVMIAASFWSLLAPALEIAEANGDVAWVPVAAGFLSGGLFLLVVDKILPHLHMGLDTKKAEGIKTSWQRSILLILAITLHNIPEGLAVGVAFGAAALNGANGSYLGAITLALGIGIQNFPEGAAVSIPLRREGMSRRKSFFYGQMSGIVEPIAGVIGALFVIKMTSLLPFALAFAAGAMIFVCIEELIPEAQRDEKTDSATVGAMLGFTIMMILDVALG
- a CDS encoding PTS sugar transporter subunit IIA; translation: MRISDFLDENRIILDLKAKTKEELLNEMGKTFKDTGVVDESGYGRFIEKLNNREETCSTGFQDGVAIPHLKARAVKKISLAFGISKEGIDFDALDKQPSKIFIMIVAPKENPNEYLGLLAKISEIFLDENNIKKIMEVTTKEEIYEILNKYEA
- a CDS encoding ADP-ribosylglycohydrolase family protein — its product is MVLPEILAGAFSGDISTLENIKNNYEICSKTDKLLSETYHKKDSGDRLTHYGYQIKMLADYVSENLFDFETFKEIWIKNMTSYEGYLDEATCKSLEYYENGYLFGYESEELGGAARIAPILCFEKDRETALEKALEQVQISHTSYRSLLVTEFLVKFLYRICETHNIKEAAEFTAGSFRSDKKKYEYLEKIYSQVTENLSCNSEGSGNKVENFLEKDEFPVILYICMKYSSFEEAQYANIRIKGDFAVRGIILGMIFGAAGKLGGLSDSKADILII
- a CDS encoding Nramp family divalent metal transporter, encoding MKKIKNFRKMFAVFGPAYLVGVGYMDPGNWATDIAGGSKYGYQLIWVLLMSNIMAVILQILCTKIGIVTERDLSQLCRREYPKKTSFTLWVLAEIAIIATDLAEVLGTAIGLNLLFHIPILAGIIITAFDTLIILALHKSGKRTIEIIIISLVSIIAMSFLVELLIVKPDLGEVAYGFIPKISDSGALYIAIGIIGATVMPHNLYLHSNIVINDMKISKKDKMKYNKIDSIVALNLAFLVNSAILILAATTFHKKGYFGIEEIQDAYHLLEPLLGTKLAPALFGIALLAAGQSSTITGTMSGQIVMEGFIDMKIAPWKTRLATRLLAVIPAVIIIMIGGSQETGDLLILSQVLLSIQLPFAVVPLIHFVSSSKLMGRYVIGNFTKIVAWIVAFTIILLNIKLVFDIADTQLRSGIFLLGCFIYSFLIAALIFLGYIFYYPIKNRKSTK
- a CDS encoding metal-dependent transcriptional regulator, translating into MKLSANEQDYLKGIYLLSEEDEFVAVKKIADYLNISVPSANEMIKRLEKKLLVKHYAYKGIKLTENGKCEALFILKAHRVWEYFLVNKLGYQSDDVHDDAEILEHNASAKLVERLYKYLKEPAICPHGSEIPNIIFWEEESKLYKMSEVKCGMVGELILTDETAEKYIEEFGIKNIKWVEILKKLKTDNTIIIRVENNRDNLVLSEKIQEHFRLRILD
- a CDS encoding DUF4253 domain-containing protein; this translates as MTEECKFIVDFLDCEYEIFENETNDERLIKKFNEWSSLGAKEGFYPVIVVPSDILTEGLELDLEDAGLENSREEIKKRREEIINEAESINVKEFLDERFAEYSEMHEDMDIIGEFLEVEPYHRFYSHMDKAAPHEEILMVKIPVKNPWEIAAWIPMGGFNDCPEPAAQTAVFRHWYEKYGAVPAVVTYDVWEMKVGNPPKTEEDAENLAKEQFAFCYDIVMQAARGWDRIRALASTLKNSSAWYFWWD